One segment of Ancylothrix sp. D3o DNA contains the following:
- a CDS encoding COP23 domain-containing protein — translation MNIKIWHGFLVGVLLLTVAGCKEETPPPLKMNFVCEAGKNKTPTTYALTPIGKKPVIRWVSKYFEGSGSTPQRRCEKVTQQMQNAQNNGVLNFITVGRENNQDVICFSDTKGGKCDLTLLTLKPNDSAGKAVDDLLNVGAAGPIEQSSGRPYIDFEQWVKSIPSEK, via the coding sequence ATGAATATTAAAATTTGGCATGGTTTTTTGGTTGGGGTTTTGTTGTTAACTGTGGCCGGTTGTAAGGAAGAAACGCCACCGCCTCTTAAAATGAATTTTGTCTGTGAGGCTGGTAAAAACAAGACACCCACCACCTATGCACTCACACCTATTGGAAAAAAACCTGTTATTCGTTGGGTATCAAAATATTTTGAAGGTAGCGGATCTACGCCGCAAAGACGTTGCGAAAAAGTGACGCAACAAATGCAAAATGCTCAAAATAATGGTGTTTTAAACTTTATCACCGTTGGCAGAGAAAATAATCAGGATGTTATTTGCTTTTCTGATACGAAAGGAGGGAAATGCGATTTAACTTTGCTTACTCTTAAGCCTAATGATAGTGCCGGTAAAGCAGTTGATGATCTTTTAAATGTCGGTGCGGCGGGGCCCATTGAGCAAAGCAGTGGCCGGCCTTATATTGATTTCGAGCAATGGGTTAAATCTATTCCATCAGAAAAATAA
- a CDS encoding serine protease — translation MSPVFYGCNSSPKKQETTAAISQSSQQNLEELAKSITVKVMAGQSGGTGTIINKKGDVYKVLTNQHVVNLGTPHRIQTPNGNFYDAEIDKNVNSKDKDLALLQFRSSADYQVAEFPENLEENEFFKALKVGDELVAAGFPSEQNNLKIARGKIAVLPEKSLQGGYRLGYDNAIEKGMSGGPVLNNRGELIAVNGRDAYPIFGDPFVFEDNSRPSEKDKNKMMAVSWGVGVPVLAKLAPSLVETQELSLTGIPHDVREIAKKITVRIDFLGENGSGVIIAKEGSNYYVLTAHHVA, via the coding sequence ATGTCTCCTGTTTTTTATGGCTGCAACTCCTCACCAAAAAAACAGGAAACAACCGCCGCAATTTCTCAATCCTCTCAGCAAAATTTGGAGGAACTTGCAAAATCTATTACCGTTAAAGTCATGGCCGGCCAATCGGGGGGAACGGGGACAATTATTAATAAAAAAGGTGATGTTTATAAAGTCTTAACAAATCAGCACGTCGTCAACCTTGGCACCCCCCACCGCATCCAAACTCCCAACGGCAATTTTTATGATGCAGAAATTGATAAAAATGTCAATAGTAAAGACAAAGATTTAGCGCTTTTGCAGTTTCGTTCCTCGGCAGATTATCAGGTAGCGGAATTTCCAGAAAATCTGGAAGAAAACGAGTTTTTTAAGGCTTTGAAAGTGGGGGATGAACTTGTGGCGGCGGGTTTTCCTTCGGAGCAAAATAATTTGAAAATTGCGCGGGGAAAAATTGCTGTGCTGCCAGAGAAATCCTTGCAGGGTGGTTATCGGCTGGGGTATGATAATGCTATTGAAAAAGGCATGAGTGGCGGGCCGGTTTTGAATAATCGCGGCGAATTAATTGCAGTTAATGGTAGAGATGCTTATCCGATTTTTGGCGATCCTTTTGTGTTTGAAGATAATTCGCGTCCGTCGGAAAAAGATAAAAATAAGATGATGGCTGTGAGTTGGGGGGTGGGGGTGCCGGTGTTGGCAAAATTGGCTCCCAGTTTAGTTGAAACTCAGGAATTAAGTTTAACAGGTATTCCCCATGATGTGAGGGAAATTGCTAAAAAAATTACGGTGCGAATTGATTTTCTTGGGGAGAATGGTTCAGGGGTGATTATTGCGAAAGAGGGGAGTAATTATTATGTTTTGACGGCGCATCATGTGGCATAA
- a CDS encoding phage baseplate assembly protein V: MDSIIGVMQKVAQQEAQKIYTTELGIVTAIFPHASDSDKDNYQCSVKLKNKKQPDGKDFELRKVPVVTPHIGLANIPNVGDLVLVTFVGGDINAPIIIGRLYNGEDQPPINKEKEFLLQHGREKGGSLKINQKGEITITSKDEKQVITVNDEKVDVTNEKCHLTLEGGDATLKNEKSKVVLSEDNITVDNGTCQLTLEGGDATLKNDRCKMVFSGGDITIDNGTCKIKIEAGGITIDAASNNVTVKSMGSIKIGDAATGSIQVGGRVAANAVGDNDDIILSTHTHMGNLGAPCPILVPTEKINSIQAKARNTKVG; encoded by the coding sequence ATGGATTCAATTATTGGGGTAATGCAAAAAGTTGCCCAACAAGAAGCCCAAAAAATTTATACGACTGAATTGGGCATTGTTACGGCAATATTTCCTCATGCTTCTGATAGCGATAAGGACAATTACCAATGTTCGGTGAAGTTGAAGAATAAAAAACAACCGGATGGTAAGGATTTTGAACTGCGGAAAGTGCCGGTTGTTACGCCTCATATTGGATTGGCTAATATTCCCAATGTGGGGGATTTAGTATTGGTAACTTTTGTGGGAGGTGATATTAATGCTCCGATTATTATTGGCCGGTTGTATAATGGTGAAGACCAACCGCCGATCAATAAGGAAAAGGAATTTTTGCTGCAACATGGCAGGGAAAAAGGCGGGAGTTTAAAAATTAATCAAAAGGGAGAAATTACGATTACCAGTAAGGATGAAAAGCAGGTGATTACTGTTAATGATGAGAAAGTTGATGTGACGAATGAAAAATGCCATTTAACTTTGGAGGGGGGAGATGCGACGCTGAAAAATGAGAAATCTAAAGTTGTTCTTAGTGAGGACAATATTACTGTGGATAATGGCACTTGCCAATTAACTTTAGAAGGCGGAGATGCGACGCTTAAAAATGACAGATGTAAAATGGTTTTCAGTGGCGGCGATATTACTATTGATAACGGCACTTGTAAAATAAAAATTGAGGCCGGTGGTATTACAATTGATGCTGCAAGTAATAACGTGACTGTCAAAAGTATGGGCAGTATTAAAATAGGTGATGCTGCTACCGGCTCGATTCAAGTTGGCGGAAGAGTTGCAGCAAATGCGGTGGGTGATAATGATGATATTATCCTCAGTACGCACACTCATATGGGCAATTTAGGTGCGCCTTGTCCGATTTTAGTACCCACAGAAAAGATTAATTCTATTCAAGCTAAAGCTAGAAATACAAAGGTTGGATGA
- a CDS encoding tetratricopeptide repeat protein, translating to METSIPDSVNEGDKFSIDWATSFNLEAPQDKTKAKDWINYGNQLSRIGLYKEAVAAFDEAIKLNGDLEQAWYARGLALSYNQEYQKAFESFDKATQIHPQFYQAWRWRGLLLLGFLNNPEEALKSFDKAIAINKRDFTLQSWRGASVSLLQ from the coding sequence GTGGAGACATCAATTCCTGATTCTGTTAACGAAGGCGATAAATTTTCAATTGATTGGGCTACATCATTTAACTTGGAAGCACCCCAGGATAAAACCAAGGCAAAAGATTGGATAAACTATGGCAATCAGTTGTCGCGAATTGGTTTATATAAAGAAGCTGTTGCTGCGTTTGATGAAGCTATTAAGTTAAATGGGGATTTAGAGCAAGCTTGGTATGCAAGGGGTTTAGCATTATCTTATAATCAGGAATATCAAAAAGCTTTTGAGTCTTTTGATAAAGCTACCCAAATTCACCCGCAATTTTATCAAGCTTGGCGTTGGCGTGGACTTTTATTACTTGGATTTTTAAACAATCCTGAAGAGGCTTTAAAATCTTTTGATAAGGCAATTGCTATTAATAAGCGCGATTTTACTTTGCAGTCATGGAGAGGGGCGAGCGTGTCACTTTTGCAATGA
- a CDS encoding DUF5906 domain-containing protein — translation MVTQKAGLVQASKSNPCPHCGKTSWCYFLGDEISVCKKEQPPAVGWEDVGKFDTEGSPMYVRQREKPAYTGEKKTTYYPYTLRDGTDNLRVRRIDSPGKEKDIKPEHLNPETGEWKTGFGHYKRSDIRIYRYQETREAIDRELPIVICEGEGKVDALREKGLAACCNIGGSKKWRKTDTMDLVGAKEVYIAPDCDKPGIEHAKLLLKEFPQAKFLLPFKESPRWENIPEKHGVDIKNYLDDYQSLSGEEIIQQLTVEPADAPFLDKLEFPKFDSDSPKPERNYENEPREVAKIYTQKALDELYQGHWIAVGGELYKWNGTHYELQAEESERPRIARWLNKYSEFTRRGPAHNRAKTGAVSEVFSWAVSNFTISPDKVNPAGLNCRNGVVEIRWEGKRATWELLPHSPEKYYIYCSDIEFNPEAHKEDCEKLLSCLPAPQRKIFLQTIAAALDLPTIRKYRGRMVRLLVAYGSGSNGKDTLREAVEIIFGRGMTAASLSDFQAYDQGRKFPLAKLDGSLINWPSENSQFATLDNIQSIKQFATGDPLWIERKNKDEYRYNPRAIGIFSCNDLPIIRGANEAIRSRWAFLKFPYTFKENAKPALGEIEVDPRFKYDPDFLKSKVAPALLNEILGALQTLLEEGINYEPCAEALEEAQQEGNHLRQFAKDVGLVEMPGQKVYVNDLWEKLRAWYLETGTAEKEEGRDRLLWNEFPNKYDKPIKAPNQIRARFGEIFKCTFGKEGRHGEGKNRAYLSGICFSDLPDPGKPVVSQWVSQWVSQEPLLCKDGKPGKPILGEVIQFLQNNFSAEEKAEICKAICQCESKSDSVRDFDETLVNLPEPVPAEPTEKFTLDEEALNYLVADLEKAAKEQSSWDEVKGWVKFVEGETMEKAWPHLSKEAKTYFHSIKPTTPEPAPEPTVETTEPEPEVTPEPEVTPEPQPARQPEIPPPGQLNDRVKSMGHWGLTGTITHIYEGKQAGKVMVEWDAKSKGEPKTSEIMKMSALELFHRKPRWEKNPSEGKHRPGPIHRFTNFMPGQTFVSQTGRQIGKILKGCSGGLIILDFASGEERKLTYDEIDLMQYQREWRLPKNWEEGYKITGIPGKDATYSAVLLYVAGRWECHIVKGEIESVKAFIGKTPKIYTYNEAKDWLESCGDSFLKNE, via the coding sequence ATGGTAACACAGAAAGCGGGTCTTGTTCAAGCATCAAAAAGCAATCCTTGTCCCCATTGTGGCAAAACATCTTGGTGTTATTTTCTAGGCGATGAAATCTCAGTTTGCAAGAAAGAGCAGCCCCCGGCAGTAGGCTGGGAAGATGTAGGAAAATTCGATACAGAAGGCTCTCCTATGTATGTAAGGCAACGTGAAAAGCCTGCATATACCGGAGAGAAAAAAACCACATATTACCCTTACACATTAAGAGACGGCACAGACAATCTAAGAGTACGCCGCATTGATTCCCCTGGTAAAGAAAAAGACATTAAACCTGAACATTTAAACCCAGAAACGGGGGAGTGGAAGACAGGCTTCGGACATTACAAGCGCTCTGATATTCGTATCTATAGATACCAAGAGACTCGCGAAGCAATAGATAGGGAATTACCCATTGTTATTTGTGAAGGGGAGGGAAAAGTTGATGCTTTAAGGGAAAAAGGGCTCGCCGCCTGTTGTAACATCGGAGGCTCTAAAAAGTGGCGTAAAACCGATACGATGGATCTGGTAGGGGCTAAAGAAGTTTACATCGCCCCTGATTGCGATAAACCAGGAATTGAACACGCCAAACTACTTTTAAAAGAATTTCCGCAAGCCAAGTTCTTATTGCCATTCAAAGAGTCACCTCGCTGGGAAAATATCCCAGAAAAACACGGGGTAGACATCAAAAACTACTTAGATGATTACCAATCACTGAGTGGAGAAGAAATCATCCAGCAACTAACTGTAGAACCTGCTGATGCTCCTTTTTTAGATAAGCTAGAGTTCCCGAAATTTGACAGCGACAGCCCCAAACCAGAGCGGAATTACGAAAACGAACCCAGAGAAGTTGCCAAAATTTACACCCAAAAAGCACTTGATGAACTTTATCAGGGGCATTGGATTGCCGTCGGGGGAGAGCTTTATAAGTGGAACGGCACACACTATGAACTGCAAGCAGAAGAATCAGAGCGCCCCCGCATAGCCAGATGGTTGAACAAATATTCAGAATTTACCAGACGAGGGCCGGCGCACAATCGCGCAAAAACGGGTGCGGTTTCTGAGGTTTTTTCGTGGGCCGTCAGCAACTTTACCATCTCACCCGATAAGGTTAACCCAGCCGGCCTTAATTGCCGTAATGGTGTCGTAGAGATTCGCTGGGAAGGTAAGCGAGCAACGTGGGAACTTCTACCCCATAGCCCAGAGAAATACTATATTTACTGCTCTGATATTGAATTCAACCCAGAAGCCCACAAGGAAGATTGCGAAAAACTGCTATCCTGTCTGCCGGCACCGCAACGCAAAATATTCTTACAAACAATCGCCGCCGCCCTTGACCTCCCCACTATTCGTAAGTATCGCGGTCGAATGGTTCGCTTGTTGGTTGCCTACGGTTCAGGCAGTAACGGTAAAGACACATTGAGGGAAGCGGTAGAAATTATCTTCGGGCGTGGCATGACCGCAGCCAGCTTATCTGATTTCCAAGCTTACGACCAGGGGCGAAAATTTCCCCTCGCCAAATTAGACGGCTCGTTAATCAACTGGCCTAGCGAAAATAGCCAGTTTGCCACCCTCGACAACATCCAAAGCATTAAGCAGTTCGCAACGGGTGACCCGTTGTGGATTGAGCGAAAAAATAAAGATGAGTACCGCTACAACCCCCGTGCCATAGGGATTTTTAGCTGTAATGACCTGCCTATTATTAGGGGTGCGAATGAAGCTATTCGTAGCCGGTGGGCTTTCCTCAAGTTCCCCTACACCTTCAAAGAAAACGCTAAGCCCGCATTGGGAGAGATAGAAGTTGACCCGCGTTTTAAGTATGACCCTGACTTTTTAAAGAGCAAGGTGGCGCCGGCACTGCTCAACGAAATCTTAGGAGCGCTACAAACTCTCTTAGAAGAGGGTATCAACTACGAGCCGTGCGCTGAAGCCTTGGAAGAAGCGCAACAGGAAGGCAATCACCTACGGCAGTTTGCCAAAGATGTCGGATTGGTTGAGATGCCTGGTCAAAAAGTTTACGTCAATGACCTCTGGGAAAAACTCAGAGCGTGGTATCTCGAAACCGGCACCGCAGAGAAGGAAGAGGGGCGTGACCGCCTACTGTGGAACGAGTTTCCCAACAAATACGATAAGCCTATCAAAGCTCCAAACCAAATCAGGGCAAGATTTGGCGAGATTTTTAAGTGCACATTTGGGAAAGAGGGTCGACATGGGGAGGGGAAAAATCGAGCTTATTTGAGCGGAATCTGCTTCAGTGACTTACCCGATCCGGGTAAGCCAGTGGTAAGCCAATGGGTAAGCCAATGGGTAAGCCAAGAACCCTTGCTGTGTAAGGATGGTAAGCCTGGTAAGCCAATTTTGGGGGAAGTGATTCAATTTTTGCAGAACAATTTTTCTGCGGAAGAGAAGGCAGAAATCTGTAAAGCTATCTGTCAGTGCGAGTCAAAGTCTGACTCAGTAAGGGATTTCGACGAAACACTCGTTAATTTACCCGAACCGGTGCCGGCAGAACCCACAGAAAAATTCACCCTTGATGAAGAAGCCCTAAACTATCTGGTTGCCGACTTAGAGAAGGCCGCCAAAGAGCAGTCCTCTTGGGATGAGGTGAAAGGTTGGGTGAAGTTTGTTGAGGGTGAGACTATGGAAAAAGCATGGCCTCACTTGTCAAAAGAGGCAAAAACTTACTTTCACTCAATTAAGCCGACAACACCCGAACCGGCACCAGAGCCGACAGTTGAAACCACAGAACCCGAACCCGAAGTTACACCCGAACCCGAAGTTACACCCGAACCCCAACCGGCACGACAACCTGAAATCCCACCACCGGGTCAACTAAACGACAGAGTAAAAAGTATGGGCCATTGGGGACTGACGGGAACGATCACCCACATCTATGAAGGCAAACAGGCTGGCAAAGTAATGGTGGAGTGGGACGCCAAAAGTAAAGGCGAACCAAAGACATCAGAAATTATGAAGATGTCAGCCCTCGAACTTTTCCACCGTAAACCACGTTGGGAAAAGAACCCATCTGAGGGAAAACACAGGCCCGGCCCGATTCATAGGTTTACCAACTTTATGCCCGGACAAACATTTGTGTCACAAACAGGGAGGCAGATCGGCAAGATATTAAAAGGTTGTTCTGGTGGGCTTATCATCCTAGACTTTGCCTCTGGGGAAGAGAGAAAGCTGACATATGACGAGATTGATTTGATGCAATATCAACGAGAGTGGAGACTTCCCAAAAACTGGGAAGAAGGGTACAAAATTACTGGCATCCCCGGCAAGGACGCCACATATTCGGCGGTGCTTCTGTATGTTGCCGGAAGATGGGAATGCCACATAGTCAAGGGTGAAATTGAATCAGTAAAAGCATTTATCGGAAAAACGCCCAAAATTTACACTTACAATGAGGCCAAAGATTGGTTGGAATCTTGTGGAGATTCGTTTTTAAAGAATGAATAA
- a CDS encoding baseplate J/gp47 family protein: protein MVFDKKNFNEIFEAMRERTSPTLTDFQTGSVVRTLYESFAYEIAVLYEEMQQVYLSAYVDTAEGIDLDKVVAILGIKRGEPDYATGIVTFERDLGIEENIIIPLGILVTTEDTEESPKKSYRTIEPQIFYSTENFVDVRVQAIQAGETEVTPAQTITIMPLPIPGIKAVNNVEAIVFTGKLRETDEQLRERAKKALIAASNANTTSIESALLSLPGVREVKVRENFYYAQGKVTLSLNESVSEIKIPRGTELTINIQNTTKKFATTETTTFSGNRVELKVQALIGGKAGELNQNYTTQWQPLRINDLSFNVSNLEPIELRDFGMIEVFVDGIDFTDTNKVTLIKQEIERVRAAGIYAILKPATPIQVDGIFYIELDESLHLSTVERYQIEQQVTQAINAFLKTQQMGKPLLISQLTRKILDTPNVNDLLNFTITTTQQTSNQPDITHYDSSIRRLEADILEKFVAHSILVASEIKPLIVDVEVKVQNLNEAIYQSFLQALQSYFQILQVGENLTLSGIKAQLYNRDVEVEVQILPNLWHPTIKFDGETVPVSFVEKVQLGKTFIYSRFLTITGAVKLTLPITITRQDKDKVITRVRQAFKDYLEQLKPEENIKIEKFVEQARKVLSVLDVDWKLADFQILDIENARDRIDLDKEEIRVEPFEKPQIADDFAIDSDINPVPVAITKLHLRLNSSGLPPENINIEELKTAMTEALRSLFTPAFTQQLPTLDVGVNLDYNQLRIHLLSLIRARANNIPLATLQTLIPAGENSPRIIDFTRIFLRGADYILDTLELTARETIFTQDIPIRIVERAQLQSLNLSGDNLQILVEITGG from the coding sequence ATGGTATTCGATAAGAAGAATTTTAACGAAATATTTGAGGCAATGAGGGAGCGCACCAGCCCCACCCTCACCGACTTTCAAACCGGCAGCGTAGTGCGTACCCTATACGAATCCTTTGCCTATGAAATCGCCGTTTTGTATGAAGAAATGCAGCAGGTTTACCTATCAGCGTATGTCGATACTGCTGAAGGAATCGATCTCGATAAAGTCGTTGCAATTTTAGGAATTAAACGCGGCGAACCAGATTATGCTACAGGAATAGTCACATTTGAGCGTGATTTAGGAATAGAAGAAAATATCATTATTCCCTTGGGAATTTTAGTCACAACAGAAGATACTGAAGAATCGCCAAAAAAATCTTATAGAACCATTGAACCGCAAATTTTTTACTCTACAGAAAACTTTGTAGATGTACGCGTACAAGCGATCCAAGCCGGAGAAACAGAAGTTACTCCCGCCCAAACTATCACCATTATGCCCCTACCAATACCAGGGATAAAAGCAGTTAACAATGTCGAAGCAATTGTCTTTACCGGCAAGCTGCGGGAGACAGACGAACAACTGCGGGAACGAGCGAAAAAAGCTTTAATTGCTGCTAGTAATGCCAATACTACATCAATCGAAAGCGCTCTTTTGAGCTTGCCCGGAGTCAGGGAAGTTAAAGTTAGAGAAAATTTTTACTACGCTCAAGGAAAAGTTACCCTATCCCTTAACGAATCCGTATCAGAAATAAAAATACCCAGAGGAACAGAATTAACAATTAACATTCAAAATACCACTAAAAAATTTGCCACCACAGAAACAACCACTTTTAGCGGTAACAGAGTCGAATTAAAAGTTCAAGCCTTAATAGGAGGAAAGGCAGGAGAATTAAACCAAAATTATACAACTCAGTGGCAACCATTACGAATTAATGATCTGAGTTTTAATGTCAGCAATCTTGAACCTATCGAATTGCGAGATTTTGGCATGATTGAAGTATTTGTAGATGGGATAGATTTTACAGATACTAATAAAGTGACACTAATTAAACAGGAAATTGAACGAGTAAGGGCAGCAGGAATTTATGCCATCTTAAAGCCGGCTACACCCATACAAGTAGATGGAATTTTCTACATAGAATTAGATGAGAGTTTGCACCTTTCTACCGTCGAAAGATATCAAATTGAGCAACAAGTAACACAGGCAATAAACGCCTTCCTAAAAACTCAGCAAATGGGAAAACCCCTATTAATTTCTCAACTCACCCGCAAAATTTTAGACACTCCAAATGTCAACGACTTATTAAACTTTACCATCACCACAACGCAGCAAACAAGCAACCAACCAGACATCACACATTATGACTCCTCTATCAGACGCTTAGAAGCCGATATTCTCGAAAAATTCGTTGCTCATTCCATTCTTGTTGCATCGGAAATTAAACCTTTAATCGTAGACGTGGAAGTGAAAGTACAAAATTTAAACGAAGCAATTTATCAAAGCTTTTTGCAAGCACTGCAAAGTTATTTCCAAATTCTTCAAGTGGGCGAAAATCTCACCCTGAGTGGAATTAAAGCTCAACTCTACAACCGAGACGTAGAAGTAGAAGTGCAAATTTTACCCAATTTATGGCATCCCACCATCAAGTTTGATGGCGAAACAGTGCCGGTGAGTTTTGTAGAAAAAGTACAACTCGGTAAAACTTTTATTTACTCACGCTTCTTGACAATTACCGGCGCAGTAAAATTAACCTTACCCATCACAATTACCCGTCAAGACAAAGACAAAGTAATAACACGAGTGCGACAAGCATTTAAAGATTACCTCGAACAACTAAAACCCGAGGAAAACATCAAAATTGAAAAATTTGTTGAGCAGGCGCGGAAAGTTTTATCGGTTCTTGATGTCGATTGGAAATTAGCTGATTTTCAAATATTAGATATAGAAAATGCTCGTGATCGCATTGATCTTGATAAAGAAGAAATTCGCGTCGAACCGTTTGAAAAACCCCAGATAGCCGATGATTTTGCCATCGATAGCGATATTAACCCCGTACCAGTCGCTATTACTAAATTACACCTGAGATTAAATAGCAGCGGCTTACCACCAGAAAATATCAATATCGAAGAATTAAAAACCGCCATGACAGAGGCTTTAAGAAGTCTGTTTACTCCCGCCTTTACCCAACAGTTACCGACTTTGGATGTGGGTGTAAATCTTGACTACAATCAATTACGAATCCACTTGCTATCATTAATTCGTGCTCGCGCTAACAATATTCCTTTAGCCACCCTGCAAACTCTCATTCCTGCCGGTGAAAATAGCCCCCGAATCATTGATTTTACCCGCATTTTTCTACGCGGCGCAGACTATATCCTCGATACCTTAGAATTAACAGCGCGAGAAACTATTTTCACCCAAGATATTCCCATTCGGATTGTCGAACGGGCACAACTGCAATCCCTCAATCTCAGCGGGGATAACTTACAAATTCTTGTGGAAATTACCGGAGGTTAA
- a CDS encoding GPW/gp25 family protein — protein MPEDLKLTLYNTRNSKAENRQLIRIADWQDVDLEAENRDLITVSEMDNLIQAILNRLYTRQGELENLGHPDYGSRLYLLAGEPNNLRTQTLANIYIRECLQQEPRIEEIIEITVQPASRLKEPNTLKAKIIVKAIDFDTPVTVDLSIVAS, from the coding sequence ATGCCAGAGGATCTAAAACTAACACTCTACAATACCCGGAATTCTAAAGCTGAAAATCGCCAATTAATCAGAATTGCCGATTGGCAAGATGTAGATTTAGAAGCCGAAAATCGTGATTTAATCACCGTTTCGGAAATGGATAATCTCATTCAAGCGATTTTAAATCGACTTTATACCCGCCAAGGAGAACTCGAAAATTTAGGACATCCCGATTATGGTTCGCGTTTATATCTATTAGCCGGTGAACCTAACAACCTAAGAACTCAAACATTAGCTAATATTTATATCCGCGAATGTTTGCAACAAGAACCACGAATCGAAGAGATCATTGAGATAACAGTACAACCGGCCTCTCGCTTAAAAGAACCTAACACTCTCAAAGCCAAAATCATTGTAAAAGCGATAGATTTTGATACGCCGGTGACTGTAGACCTCTCGATAGTTGCAAGTTAA